Proteins from a genomic interval of Papaver somniferum cultivar HN1 chromosome 4, ASM357369v1, whole genome shotgun sequence:
- the LOC113272096 gene encoding uncharacterized protein LOC113272096, with product MDDSTAPRTSEDDSRISRRKSKRKKSKKVETPKSKKKGKVVPKSVRKLYRSGFTALHSLVARMKASKYTLSEATLEKIVESSYGHMFLMFWHTKYSESHWEKLEAAVKKYLKCYKRGRVKNELTFEFVRRGETHIITSTPEKMGVMFGMPRMAGRRTDDTFLMVGGGWRKKPFYIRHFGDSNTVTRPMLQDAILKLLKRTGIKNFKECILADLIHSFLEKKINQNYNTPEDITGCVVYLLLLYAEHTHLVKPVTLPDDRYLPRAARWNIKEISVEFLKDMEASQYTFSKEFKDEYTMYEKEMLNEIAQRLPVEEVPLTVDWQEKFEDLEVKNEDLRLTIAEKWCELQSRKEDGLPIDVSILEELLNDIYHRAYPPPQPNSGEEESSSSSEEGHDDLDDTVPSATTPLVTEDEQEIPDDTQEKSNEQGNATPTMPVMGGSEENLTQFDIEVSQFKIWARSDLERKVKELQEEKSMPEPSQTEKAELQQTAATQVLGNIEVEIGSLRDRQGASLEEMLPNMQFMPLVCELPSLKELHTVPMEKLIDLAIHGKGIYTDEYSKYLQAEIMGDPYPSLGILSLEYPSTGSLPSLEKMESSQIFDKFYAKDLDPPSQVSRPTFDLGLGPSDQNGEEVQQPAIDLASAIVLAAAEKARLKADLQQPEQEGIRKPWDPIPFNEVERKKKMKNDRKQQPTKKLESLKYPVLDAEKAEEARLKKNMSAEKAKAYAETLQLLSELQKDNEPGVSQTSEEDDVTLAKRLEDRLATKSNEVKPIAKSTTSVMDKEKKKPTISAKEKKLTPKITYTPQKPVTRSHPQKRVDPEFASGKGLSGHKRRKTKSRTENPVGKDCPTEKVQKKDSENVRKRKAKGDPNLQELTKKVKNARQSTSINSAWKAPAVIGHHILSAETFEDLLHNRALEGDLINYWQYQLKKAYHNEQPVNGQRKYIPVLHIDPTGWFYLSDPVHQVAANTAVFLPIRNMEEGTRKIIIPMSHQNVHWTLLVYECEKGEFFHYNTWEAVSKNECLDNANLMAEYCLLAINERLSSLRLPLVSRVKMISYPTPQQGDYPDCAIYIMHIMKKVAKEEVIDGVRMSLGDPEELKDKIHKKRISLACKILSATSPPEESWNIHAPKGF from the exons atggATGATAGCACTGCTCCTAGAACATCAGAAGACGATTCAAGAATTTCAAGacgaaaatcaaagagaaaaaagAGTAAAAAGGTTGAAACACCGAAATCGAAGAAAAAAG GTAAGGTTGTGCCAAAATCTGTTAGGAAGTTGTATAGGTCTGGTTTCACAGCACTACATAGCCTGGTTGCCAGAATGAAGGCGAGTAAATATACTTTGAGTGAAGCCACATTGGAAAAGATAGTCGAATCTTCTTATGGACATATGTTTTTGATGTTCTGGCACACTAAGTACTCAGAAAGTCATTGGGAAAAGTTGGAAGCTGCAGTGAAGAAGTACTTGAAGTGTTACAAAAGGGGTCGAGTCAAGAATGAGCTCACATTTGAGTTTGTTAGAAGAGGTGAAACACACATTATCACGTCGACACCAGAAAAAATGGGTGTAATGTTTGGAATGCCAAGAATGGCAGGAAGAAGAACTGATGACACCTTTttgatggtaggtggtggatggaGGAAGAAACCATTCTACATTAGACACTTTGGTGATAGCAACACGGTTACAAGACCAATGCTACAAGATGCCATCTTGAAACTGCTCAAGCGTACTGGTATCAAGAATT TCAAAGAATGTATCTTGGCTGACCTGATACATAGtttcttagagaagaaaatcaatcagAACTACAACACTCCCGAGGACATCACTGGTTGTGTCGTCTATTTGTTG TTGTTGTATGCGGAGCATACTCACTTGGTGAAACCAGTGACGTTACCAGATGATCGATACCTTCCAAGAGCGGCAAGGTGGAacatcaaagaaatatctgttgagtttCTAAAGGATATGGAGGCTTCGCAATACACA TTCTCTAAagaatttaaggatgaatatactatgtatgaaaaagaaatgttgaatgaaATTGCTCAAAGGCTTCCAGTTGAAGAAGTGCCATTGACAGTAGATTGGCAAGAAAAATTCGAGGATTTGGAAGTAAAGAATGAAGATTTGAGGCTGACAATTGCAGAAAAATGGTGTGAATTACAGAGCAGGAAAGAGGACGGCCTCCCCATTGATGTGAGTATCCTAGAAGAGCTTTTGAATGATATATATCACAGAGCTTACCCACCTCCACAACCAAACTCGGGAGAAGAAGAATCTAGCAGTAGCTCTGAAGAAGGGCATGATGATTTGGATGACACCGTTCCATCAGCAACTACTCCTTTGGTAACAGAGGATGAACAGGAAATTCCAGATGATACCCAAGAAAAGTCGAATGAACAGGGAAATGCTACTCCAACAATGCCTGTTATGGGGGGCTCTGAAGAAAATCTCACACAGTTCGATATTGAAGTTTCACAGTTTAAAATTTGGGCTAGATCTGATTTGGAGCGAAAGGTGAAAGAGCTGCAAGAGGAAAAGAGCATGCCAGAACCATCACAG ACTGAAAAGGCTGAACTCCAACAAACAGCAGCGACACAAGTTCTGGGTAATATTGAAGTGGAAATTGGTTCTCTTAGAGATAGACAG GGTGCATCGCTTGAAGAAATGTTGCCGAATATGCAGTTTATGCCTTTGGTTTGTGAGCTGCCGAGTCTCAAAGAACTGCATACCGTGCCGATGGAGAAACTGATTGACCTGGCCATCCATGGGAAGGGTATTTATACCGATGAGTACTCAAAATATCTACAAGCTGAAATTATGGGAGATCCTTATCCATCCTTAGGAATTCTTAGTCTGGAGTACCCGTCGACTGGTAGTTTACCAAGCTTGGAAAAAATGGAATCTTCTCAAATCTTCGACAAATTTTATGCTAAAGATCTGGATCCTCCATCACAAGTTTCAAGACCAACTTTTGACTTGGGTTTAGGACCAAGTGATCAAAATGGAGAAGAGGTGCAGCAGCCTGCAATTGATCTAG CCTCTGCAATTGTTTTAgctgcagctgaaaaagctcgttTGAAAGCTGATCTTCAGCAACCTGAACAAGAA GGAATAAGGAAACCTTGGGATCCCATTCCATTCAATGaagtagaaaggaagaagaaaatgaagaatgacAGAAAGCAACAGCCTACTAAAAAATTAGAGAGTCTT AAGTATCCAGTTTTAGATGCTGAAAAGGCAGAGGAAGCTcgactgaagaagaatatgagcgCCGAAAAAGCTAAAGCATATGCTGAGACTCTCCAACTTCTTTCTGAGCTACAGAAG GATAACGAACCTGGAGTTAGTCAAACATCAGAGGAAGATGACGTAACACTTGCCAAGAGACTCGAAGATAGGCTGGCTACAAAGAGTAATGAAGTCAAACCAATAGCGAAGTCGACCACGTCAGTCATGGACAAGGAGAAGAAAAAGCCGACTATCTCAGCCAAGGAGAAGAAACTTACTCCAAAAATCACATACACCCCTCAGAAGCCAGTAACTCGGAGCCACCCGCAGAAAAGAGTTGATCCTGAGTTTGCTAGTGGCAAAGGACTGTCGGGACATAAAAGGCGAAAAACAAAGTCCAGAACTGAAAACCCAGTTGGAAAAGATTGCCCAACAGAGAAAGTTCAGAAAAAGGATAgcgagaatgtgagaaagagaaaagctaaaggTGATCCAAATCTGCAAGAACTTACTAAAAAAGTGAAGAATGCACGCCAAT CTACCTCAAT CAACAGTGCTTGGAAAGCTCCTGCTGTGATTGGTCATCACATATTATCTGCAGAGACCTTTGAAGATCTGCTACATAACAGGGCTTTAGAGGGAGATCTTATAAATTACTggcaataccaactgaaaaaagcATATCATAATGAGCAACCAGTGAATGGACAGAGAAAGTACATTCCAGTACTCCACATTGATCCAACAGGCTGG ttttATTTAAGTGACCCAGTACATCAAGTAGCAGCAAACACTGCTGTATTCTTACCCATCAGGAATATGGAGGAAGGAACCAGGAAGATTATTATTCCAATGTCACACCAAAACGTGCATTGGACGCTTCTTGTGTATGAATGCGAGAAAGGCGAATTCTTCCACTACAACACTTGGGAAGCTGTATCCAAAAATGAGTGTCTCGATAATGCTAATCTTATGGCAGAATACTGCTTGTTAGCAATTAATGAACGCTTGTCGAGCCTGCGCCTTCCACTTGTAAGCAGAGTAAAGATGATTAGTTACCCAACACCTCAACAGGGAGACTATCCAGATTGTGCAATATATATCATGCACATCATGAAGAAAGTTGCAAAGGAGGAAGTAATTGATGGAGTGCGAATGAGCTTGGGAGACCCAGAAGAACTAAAGGACAAAATACATAAGAAGAGGATCTCTTTAGCATGCAAAATACTCTCAGCAACATCTCCTCCTGAGGAGAGCTGGAATATTCATGctccaaaaggtttttaa
- the LOC113272097 gene encoding uncharacterized protein LOC113272097 has translation MAATCLNGNQGFYPLAFGLVPGEDVDNWDWFMCNLSNIVDDRPITFMSDRHEGLLRAIPKHFPTSHHGYCYYHLQGNLPIRKSDEKYKEVMACFKKATYALTPARYEEALMEMELMGRPGVAEYCRNMPREHWSSAFFTGCRFGQTTSSVAESFNNWIRKDKRLPACALVDMIRLRVMELMNERREMSLLMDPEKLTPTYEALLKEHIQIGRVWNVTQSSAYEYEIHSPRSHTVDLLNKTCTCQRWRVYGFPCSHATAAISAKGDRYVDYIEDYFKVTNFQQLYSIAIRPIPNYNRPEQYLPEDTIFPPHPRVPPGRPKGNRIKNAWEKARKSVRCSNCKKKTHHNKATCTVIPSYP, from the exons ATGGCTGCTACTTGTCTGAATGGGAATCAAG GTTTTTATCCGCTAGCCTTTGGATTGGTCCCAGGAGAGGATGTTGACAATTGGGATTGGTTTATGTGCAATCTTAGCAACATTGTTGATGACCGTCCTATCACCTTTATGTCTGATCGTCATGAAGGATTGTTGAGGGCTATTCCTAAACACTTTCCTACTTCCCATCATGGCTATTGTTACTACCACTTGCAAGGAAACTTACCAATCAGGAAATCGGACGAGAAGTACAAAGAAGTTATGGCTTGTTTCAAAAAAGCAACTTATGCTCTCACACCAGCAAGATATGAAGAAGCACTAATGGAAATGGAGTTAATGGGAAGGCCTGGGGTTGCTGAGTATTGCCGCAATATGCCTAGGGAACATTGGTCCAGCGCGTTCTTCACTGGCTGTAGATTTGGTCAGACTACATCAAGCGTTGCTGAGTCCTTCAATAATTGGATTCGGAAAGACAAGAGGTTGCCTGCCTGCGCCCTCGTTGACATGATCAg GTTACGCGTTATGGAGTTGATGAATGAACGTCGCGAAATGAGTCTTTTGATGGACCCAGAGAAGCTCACTCCTACCTACGAGGCGTTACTTaaagaacatattcaaattggtCGAGTTTGGAATGTTACTCAGTCATCTGCGTATGAGTATGAGATTCATTCGCCTAG gtcTCACACTGTTGATCTGCTGAACAAGACTTGCACCTGCCAAAGATGgcgtgtttatggttttccatgctctcaTGCTACAGCAGCTATATCTGCCAAGGGTGATCGATACGTAGATTATATCGAAGACTACTTCAAAGTTACAAATTTTCAGCAGCTGTATTCAATTGCTATCAGACCAATCCCCAACTACAACAGGCCAGAGCAGTATCTGCCAGAGGATACTATTTTTCCACCCCATCCACGAGTTCCACCAGGTAGGCCAAAGGGAAATCGTATCAAGAATGCATGGGAGAAAGCTAGGAAGTCCGTCCGTTGTTCCAACTGTAAGAAGAAAACTCACCACAACAAGGCAACGTGCACTGTCATTCCTTCATACCCATGA